Part of the Lentisphaera araneosa HTCC2155 genome, GTGAGAACTCTTTGTTAGATCTTTTTTCGTTTCTGATTTCTATTTGTTTATTTGTGCTGACTTCGCATTTACTCAGCTTAATGCTGTGATTCCAGGAATAAAGTGAGTTGCTTTTTAAGATGCGTTTTATCATCAATTTTCTTTAAATTTATTCTGATCTAACGTCCTAGATCACCTGTGCTCGAGGTACGAGAGTATCGGGTGGATCTAATGGTTAGAGTATTTTTATTTTATCCTCTACCATTGGAAAGTGCTTAAAGTTGTTTGTTACTAGATTAAAGTCATATTCAAGTGCAGTAGCAGCAATCATGCAGTCTGCTAATCCAGCATTATGTGATTTATAATATTTATTTTTCAGGTAACCAGAACTAATAGAAATGTCTTTATTGAGCTCAATCATTGAAAATAAACCTAAAAAACTACCTAATTGGGTTTCTTCGCTTTTTCCTTTTACTCCAGCATATAGTTCAGCAACTGTAACTACAGAAATACATATGTTTTCTAGTTCATTTGAAATGAATTCTTTTGCACCTTCTTTGCCTCTGAGGAAATCAATAATGATACATGTGTCTACTAAATATTTTTTATGTGACATTATCGATCCATGCTCTCACGAGTTTGTTGGAAGTCATGATCATTTGTTTTCCACATACCAAATGCGTTTAATAATGAAGCTTTTTTATTTTTAGTATTATTACTTTCGATAAATGTGTCAATAGCATTTCTGATTAGTTCACTTTGGCTTTTACCTGTTGATTGAGCTAATGACTCTAAACTTTCTTTTTCTTCTTTAGTTATATAGACTTGAGTACGTATCATAATATTCTCCTTGATGTATACATCTAATGTATGTCGTTTTAGTTGGTATATCAAGTTCTTTATTGTTATTTAACTCTAAGGTCTAAACTGAGTTGGATTCGAGCCTAGGCGAGAATCTCAACTCCAGTTTCTGGTTATCACTTTGAGCGCTCGAAAAGAACGGGCAGGATAAATAGGTGGCCAAGAAAACAGAGTATGACTAAAATGAAAGACACTGTGCGAAAGCATACGAGGCGTTGTAACTGGCAATCGGTAGAAGAAATCATTAAAGGTCTCAGGCCTAGTCTCAAAGGTTGGTATGAGTACTTCAAACACTCAAATCGTTGGGCTATGCTCGAAGTTGATGCTTTCTTTCGTCGAAGGTTACGAAGTATTATCGCTAAGTACAATCGTAAGAAAGGTTCACATCGCTTTATAGATAACAGGAAATATACCAAGAAATACTTTGCAGAGCTAGGGTTCTTTTCACTGGAAGAGGCTTGGCTATTGGAATCTCAGTCTCTTCGGAGTAAGCATTGACCGGAGAGCCGTATGCGGGAGATCCGCACGTACGGTTCGGAAGGAGGGGAGGCTCCGCAAGGAGCTTTCCCTACCCTTATCCAGCAAAATTGAGTCTTTTACTGCAGTGAGCCTGCGAACGATCTGCAGGCGAAGCCGATCTGTAAACTTTTTGAAAACTTGACTAGAAAGAGGGGCAGGGGTCTATAGCGGTGATGCTGATGCTATCGCCCACTTTGATTTGGGAACGTGCGCTGACGTTGACAAATATTTCATTATCGGGGGTTTGGATACTGACTTCTTTGCGTGCGCCGAGGAAACGAACTTCTTTGATAGATAAAGAGCTTTCAGCATTAGGCATGATACGCATGTTTTCAGGGCGAAGTAGTATTTGGCAATGACCTTGGCGTTCTTGTTGAAGGGGGACGTCGCCAATTGCGGTAGTGGCAGTTTTTCCTTGGGCTTGTCCAGAAATGATTTGGCAGTGACCAAAAAAGGAGGCAATTTGAGCTGTTTGGGGCTGTTGGTATAGGTCTTCGGGAGTGCCGATTTGAAGGATCTTTCCTTGTTCCATGACCGCCATGCGATCGGCAAAATCAAAGGCTTCCTCTTGATTATGAGTGACGAGGATAGAGCTGACGCCTTCGGCTTTAAAAATCTGACGGATCTCGTTTCTTAGGCGACGCGCAAGTGTTGCGTCGAGGTTAGAGAAGGGTTCGTCCATGAGTACTAGAGAGGGTTTGATGGCGAGTGTTCGAGCAATGGCGACGCGTTGGAGCTGACCACCAGAAACTTGATGGGGCATTTTTTTTGCGTGTTCTTCGAGGCCGAGTAGCTTGAGCAAGCGTTCGAGATGAGCCTTTTTTTGACTCGCATCCTTAATGCCAAAAGTAATGTTATCTTGAATCGATAAATGAGGGAAGATGGCGTAGTCTTGGAAGATAAAACCCGTGTTGCGCAAATTGGGCGCGAGGTTGGTCTGCTGATCAAAAAAGATTTGCTCTTGGTGTTGAATAGTGCCGTGGCTCGGCGTCTCTAAACCAGCAATAGCACGAAGTGCAGTAGTTTTGCCGCAACCACTTGAGCCGAGTAATGCAAAGCATTC contains:
- a CDS encoding ribbon-helix-helix domain-containing protein, which gives rise to MIRTQVYITKEEKESLESLAQSTGKSQSELIRNAIDTFIESNNTKNKKASLLNAFGMWKTNDHDFQQTRESMDR
- a CDS encoding type II toxin-antitoxin system VapC family toxin → MSHKKYLVDTCIIIDFLRGKEGAKEFISNELENICISVVTVAELYAGVKGKSEETQLGSFLGLFSMIELNKDISISSGYLKNKYYKSHNAGLADCMIAATALEYDFNLVTNNFKHFPMVEDKIKIL
- a CDS encoding group II intron maturase-specific domain-containing protein, producing MTKMKDTVRKHTRRCNWQSVEEIIKGLRPSLKGWYEYFKHSNRWAMLEVDAFFRRRLRSIIAKYNRKKGSHRFIDNRKYTKKYFAELGFFSLEEAWLLESQSLRSKH
- a CDS encoding ABC transporter ATP-binding protein, encoding MTKALLTINELSCHFGSFCAVDKISFELIPGECFALLGSSGCGKTTALRAIAGLETPSHGTIQHQEQIFFDQQTNLAPNLRNTGFIFQDYAIFPHLSIQDNITFGIKDASQKKAHLERLLKLLGLEEHAKKMPHQVSGGQLQRVAIARTLAIKPSLVLMDEPFSNLDATLARRLRNEIRQIFKAEGVSSILVTHNQEEAFDFADRMAVMEQGKILQIGTPEDLYQQPQTAQIASFFGHCQIISGQAQGKTATTAIGDVPLQQERQGHCQILLRPENMRIMPNAESSLSIKEVRFLGARKEVSIQTPDNEIFVNVSARSQIKVGDSISITAIDPCPSF